From one Flavobacterium sp. N502536 genomic stretch:
- a CDS encoding Crp/Fnr family transcriptional regulator: protein MSIHQDQYLNDLKLKFESYAPISAASWQLIEDITEIQSIKKGEVLLESGQIAKEIYFVVQGALRSFITDAAGNLYNKNIFLEGHFAGSKASLLQQTPSHFTLEALEDSILIQLDYKKYRALIDQHNDLKNYYIAYLEKNWVIEKEQREIALVMQNATERYLHLLSNHPDLSERIPLLHIASHLGITPTQLSRIRKNLEKDL from the coding sequence ATGTCAATCCATCAAGATCAATACCTCAATGATTTAAAACTAAAATTCGAAAGCTACGCTCCGATTTCAGCAGCTTCCTGGCAGTTAATCGAGGACATCACCGAAATTCAATCCATTAAAAAAGGAGAGGTTTTATTAGAGAGCGGACAAATTGCAAAAGAGATTTATTTTGTAGTCCAAGGTGCTTTACGGTCTTTTATTACTGATGCCGCGGGTAATCTCTATAATAAAAACATTTTCCTCGAAGGCCATTTTGCCGGTTCGAAGGCTTCATTGTTACAGCAAACTCCCTCTCATTTTACCCTTGAAGCACTTGAAGATTCTATTTTGATTCAGCTTGACTACAAAAAATACAGAGCGCTCATCGACCAGCACAATGATCTGAAAAATTATTACATCGCCTACTTAGAAAAAAACTGGGTGATCGAAAAAGAACAGCGCGAGATAGCACTGGTCATGCAGAATGCTACTGAAAGATACCTGCATCTTTTGTCGAACCATCCCGATCTTTCAGAGCGCATTCCGCTGCTTCATATCGCCTCACACTTAGGAATTACGCCTACCCAGCTAAGCCGTATCCGAAAAAATCTCGAAAAAGATTTGTAA
- a CDS encoding efflux RND transporter permease subunit: protein MFKIFIQRPVLATVISILLVILGVLGLTKLPLQQFPDIAPPSVLVTAVYPGANAETVLRSVAPSLEESINGVENMTYMSSTASNDGSLAITVFFKLGTDADQAAVNVQNRVAQATSQLPAEVVQQGVTTAKQQNSFIMAIGMYTDDESKYDQTFVANYAQINIIPEIKRIPGVGSASIFGGVKDYSMRVWLNPTQMSTYKVTPNEIMSAIQDKSLEAAPGKFGERSTEVFEYVIKYKGKLTKPEEYENIAIRSNADGSVLRLKDVARVELGAYSYNSLTRLNGKKGVVIGIIQLAGSNSNDIQVAINKLMVKASKDFPKGIKHNIFYSTKVSLDQSIEQVEHTLIEAFILVFIVVFIFLQDFRSTLIPAIAVPVAILGTFFFMQLFGFSINLLTLFALILAIGIVVDDAIVVVEAVHAKMEHKHLSPKVATHEAMHEITGAIISITLVMAAVFLPVGFMEGSTGVFYRQFAFTMAIAIVISAVNALTLSPALAALFLKDNHGASGDAAYEKKGFKEKFFSAFNKSFDSLTNRYVGGLKFLIRRKWLSLGGLALITVATIVMVKTTPTGFIPTEDQGFIAIAVNTPSGTSLDGTQKVMTQAENLLRNDESSRFVTAISGFNLLTNSTSPSSAVIFVLLKPDEERGKIKGINEIMADVQGKLGSISGGSFFVFSFPTVPGFSNVEALDLVLQDKTGGKLDKFSGVSQSFIGELMKRPEIAVAFTSFKADYPQLQLDINDEKANQLGVNVKDILQTMQTYFGSAQASDFNRFGKYYRVVVQADIADRADPSSIDRVFVKNKTGEMVPINTLVKLSRIYGSETASRYNLFNSISINAIPKPGFSSGDAIKAIEEVAAQQLPAGYSFEFSGQTREEISSGGQSATIFLLCLIFIYFLLAAQYESYILPLAVIFSIPAGIFGVFVAIGLTGIQNNIYVQVALVMLIGLLAKNAILIVEFAVQKRKSGQPLIRASIDAAKLRLRPIIMTSLAFVVGLIPMMSAKGPSAQGNHSISIGAAGGMISGVILGLFIIPVLFIIFQHLQEKVSGKPVAVIHNEEK from the coding sequence ATGTTCAAAATATTTATACAAAGACCTGTACTGGCAACCGTAATCTCCATTTTATTGGTGATCCTGGGGGTACTTGGACTTACGAAATTGCCCTTACAACAATTTCCTGATATTGCGCCGCCATCGGTTTTGGTAACGGCGGTCTATCCCGGAGCTAATGCCGAAACGGTTTTACGTTCGGTGGCACCCTCTTTAGAAGAATCTATCAACGGTGTTGAGAACATGACCTATATGAGTTCGACAGCCAGTAACGACGGATCTTTGGCTATTACCGTTTTCTTTAAATTAGGAACCGATGCCGATCAGGCAGCTGTAAACGTACAAAACAGAGTCGCTCAGGCCACCAGTCAATTGCCAGCCGAAGTTGTACAGCAAGGGGTAACCACTGCCAAACAACAAAACAGTTTTATCATGGCAATTGGTATGTACACCGACGACGAATCAAAGTACGATCAAACGTTTGTGGCCAATTATGCGCAGATCAATATTATTCCGGAGATCAAACGTATTCCCGGTGTTGGATCGGCCAGTATTTTTGGAGGGGTAAAAGATTACTCCATGCGTGTTTGGTTAAATCCAACGCAAATGTCAACTTACAAAGTGACTCCAAACGAAATCATGAGCGCGATTCAGGACAAAAGTTTGGAAGCGGCTCCGGGTAAATTTGGAGAAAGAAGTACAGAGGTTTTCGAATACGTAATCAAATATAAAGGGAAACTAACCAAACCGGAAGAATATGAAAATATTGCTATTCGATCCAACGCAGATGGTTCAGTACTGCGTTTAAAAGATGTTGCCCGAGTTGAGCTTGGTGCTTATTCCTATAACAGTTTAACGCGTTTGAACGGTAAAAAAGGGGTTGTAATTGGTATCATTCAGTTGGCGGGTTCTAACTCCAACGATATTCAGGTGGCGATCAATAAATTGATGGTGAAAGCCTCTAAAGATTTCCCTAAGGGAATCAAACACAATATTTTCTATAGTACAAAAGTTTCGCTGGATCAATCGATTGAACAGGTGGAACATACTTTAATCGAAGCATTTATATTAGTATTCATTGTAGTATTTATATTCCTGCAAGATTTTAGATCGACATTAATCCCGGCTATTGCTGTACCTGTAGCAATTTTAGGAACGTTCTTCTTCATGCAGTTATTCGGATTTTCGATCAACCTGCTAACGCTATTCGCTTTAATTCTGGCGATTGGTATTGTGGTCGATGATGCCATTGTGGTCGTCGAAGCCGTGCATGCCAAAATGGAGCACAAACATTTGTCTCCAAAAGTAGCCACACATGAAGCAATGCACGAAATAACGGGTGCTATTATCTCAATTACGCTGGTAATGGCTGCTGTATTCCTGCCGGTTGGTTTTATGGAAGGCTCTACGGGAGTTTTCTATCGTCAGTTTGCTTTTACGATGGCAATTGCAATTGTAATTTCGGCGGTAAACGCTTTAACTTTAAGTCCGGCACTTGCTGCCTTATTCTTAAAAGACAATCACGGTGCTTCCGGAGATGCTGCTTATGAGAAAAAAGGATTTAAAGAGAAATTCTTCAGCGCATTCAACAAAAGTTTTGATTCCTTAACCAATCGTTACGTTGGAGGGTTGAAATTTTTAATTCGCAGAAAATGGTTGAGCTTAGGTGGTTTAGCATTAATTACAGTGGCAACAATTGTAATGGTAAAAACGACTCCGACAGGATTTATACCTACAGAAGATCAAGGATTCATTGCGATTGCAGTGAACACTCCTTCGGGAACCTCTCTTGACGGAACACAAAAAGTAATGACTCAGGCGGAGAATTTACTAAGAAACGACGAATCATCACGATTTGTAACAGCGATTTCAGGATTCAATTTATTAACGAATTCTACCAGTCCATCCTCTGCCGTTATTTTTGTCTTGCTTAAGCCGGATGAAGAGCGTGGAAAAATCAAAGGAATCAACGAAATAATGGCCGATGTTCAGGGAAAATTAGGAAGTATTAGCGGCGGAAGTTTCTTTGTATTCAGCTTCCCTACTGTTCCCGGATTTAGTAACGTTGAAGCTTTAGATTTGGTTCTTCAGGATAAAACCGGAGGCAAATTGGATAAGTTTAGCGGTGTCTCTCAAAGCTTCATCGGAGAATTGATGAAACGTCCGGAAATTGCGGTAGCTTTTACAAGTTTCAAAGCCGATTATCCGCAGCTTCAACTGGATATTAATGACGAAAAAGCCAATCAATTGGGTGTGAACGTAAAAGACATTTTACAAACCATGCAAACTTATTTTGGTAGTGCACAGGCCTCTGATTTTAACCGATTTGGTAAATATTACAGAGTGGTCGTTCAGGCTGATATTGCCGACAGAGCTGACCCCTCCTCTATTGACAGAGTTTTTGTAAAAAACAAAACCGGCGAAATGGTGCCTATAAATACTTTGGTAAAACTAAGCCGTATTTATGGGTCTGAAACCGCTTCGCGATACAATTTGTTTAATTCAATTTCGATTAATGCCATTCCGAAACCAGGATTTAGTTCAGGAGATGCCATTAAAGCAATCGAAGAAGTGGCCGCACAACAATTACCTGCAGGTTATAGTTTTGAGTTTTCAGGACAAACCCGTGAAGAGATTTCTTCCGGAGGACAATCCGCAACGATATTCTTACTGTGTTTGATATTCATCTATTTCTTACTTGCTGCACAGTACGAAAGTTACATTTTGCCTTTGGCCGTAATCTTTTCAATCCCTGCAGGTATTTTTGGAGTATTTGTAGCCATTGGTTTAACCGGAATTCAAAACAACATTTATGTACAGGTTGCACTGGTAATGTTAATTGGATTGCTCGCTAAAAATGCGATTCTGATTGTAGAGTTTGCCGTTCAGAAGAGAAAATCAGGTCAGCCCCTGATCAGAGCTTCAATCGATGCTGCAAAACTGCGTTTGCGACCAATTATCATGACGTCACTGGCTTTTGTTGTGGGATTAATCCCGATGATGAGTGCCAAAGGCCCATCAGCACAAGGTAACCATTCGATTAGTATTGGTGCCGCCGGAGGTATGATTTCAGGGGTAATTCTAGGATTGTTTATCATCCCGGTTTTATTCATCATCTTCCAACATTTACAAGAAAAGGTTTCCGGAAAACCGGTAGCCGTAATTCATAACGAAGAAAAATAA
- a CDS encoding TolC family protein — translation MKNHITKIVMIAILITTLISCKVSKDIETPKDAFPENFRNASVSKDTASIGDTEWKNFFTEKDVIQLIDSAVARNNDLQIATKNIEIAHYRFTQSKWGNVPEVNLSVAASSSNPSDNSFTGKNLGQALGQNHINDFTAGATLSWEADIWGRIKNQKKGAFAGYLQSEEVKKALQTTIVANVSKGYYNLLMLDAQLDIARQNLKLNDSTTNIIKLKYDAGQVTSLAIQQSEAQKLNAAQLIPLLEQNIAIQENALSVLTGSFPNSKQRSLRLSAMEVKTNNAIGIPSSLVSRRPDVKSAELALQAANANVGVTKANLYPALRITAQGGVNSFETSNWFNIPASLFGTVAGGLTQPLLNNKKVKTQYNIAVAEREKAVFVFRQAVLVAVSEVSDALVKVEKLQQQESFLQQRVKTLQQAIKNANLLFKNGMAEYLEVLSAQSNLLQSELELANIKREQLSANTELYRALGGGWK, via the coding sequence ATGAAAAATCATATAACCAAAATCGTAATGATCGCTATTTTGATCACTACCTTAATATCCTGTAAGGTTTCGAAGGATATTGAAACTCCAAAAGATGCATTTCCTGAAAATTTCAGGAATGCATCGGTTTCAAAAGATACGGCCAGTATCGGAGACACGGAGTGGAAAAACTTCTTTACCGAGAAAGATGTTATTCAGTTAATCGACAGTGCGGTTGCCCGAAATAACGATCTGCAAATTGCTACTAAAAACATCGAGATCGCACATTACCGATTTACACAATCGAAATGGGGAAATGTTCCTGAGGTGAATTTATCGGTAGCGGCTAGCAGCAGCAATCCGTCAGACAATAGTTTTACCGGAAAGAATTTAGGTCAGGCATTGGGTCAGAACCACATTAACGATTTTACAGCCGGTGCCACACTTTCTTGGGAAGCTGATATTTGGGGGAGAATAAAGAACCAGAAAAAAGGGGCTTTTGCCGGTTATCTTCAATCAGAAGAAGTTAAAAAAGCTTTGCAGACCACTATTGTTGCCAATGTTTCGAAAGGATATTACAATCTTTTAATGTTGGATGCCCAATTGGATATTGCCAGACAAAATCTAAAATTAAACGATAGTACCACCAACATTATCAAATTAAAATACGATGCAGGTCAGGTCACTTCCTTAGCGATTCAGCAATCAGAAGCACAAAAATTAAACGCTGCACAATTGATTCCGTTATTGGAACAAAACATAGCGATTCAGGAAAATGCTTTGAGTGTTTTAACAGGCTCTTTTCCTAACTCAAAACAAAGAAGTCTTCGTTTGAGTGCGATGGAAGTTAAAACCAATAATGCGATCGGAATTCCGTCTTCATTAGTAAGCCGCAGACCGGACGTAAAAAGCGCCGAACTGGCTCTTCAAGCAGCCAATGCGAACGTGGGAGTCACAAAAGCCAATTTGTATCCTGCCCTTAGAATTACTGCTCAGGGTGGCGTAAATTCTTTCGAAACCAGCAATTGGTTCAACATTCCGGCCTCTTTGTTCGGAACTGTTGCAGGAGGATTAACACAGCCTTTACTGAACAATAAAAAGGTGAAAACTCAATACAATATTGCCGTTGCCGAAAGAGAAAAAGCTGTTTTTGTTTTCAGACAAGCTGTTTTAGTAGCCGTTAGTGAGGTTTCTGATGCTTTGGTAAAAGTAGAGAAACTGCAGCAACAGGAATCGTTTTTGCAACAACGTGTAAAAACATTACAGCAGGCTATAAAAAATGCCAATCTGTTATTCAAAAATGGTATGGCGGAATACCTTGAAGTGCTTTCTGCGCAATCGAATTTATTGCAAAGCGAACTGGAACTCGCCAACATAAAAAGAGAACAACTATCTGCCAATACCGAGTTGTATCGCGCCTTAGGCGGTGGTTGGAAATAA